A stretch of Phycisphaerae bacterium DNA encodes these proteins:
- a CDS encoding VCBS repeat-containing protein, whose product RWIHLVDLNNDGWLDLVVPMIEHDRSLILWGAPEGFSMARCQALSVIRAASAAAADFTGNGYPDLILGGHMRSPQGPHDSFVHIYWNGPDGLREDRRMLLPANAVNSMAVADFNRDGTLDLFVGSYADHRVRDLDSYIYWNRPGRLFSESDRTRLFTHSVAGCLAADFNDDGWIDLAVANHKVWGDHTGYSEIWWNGPDGFSSKRTTRLPSRGPHGISQIGPGNVLDRGPDEYYISKPFKLPEGATLRQVNWQAELLPRTYVRAQLRWASSEKQLVQSPWCGPNGPNGWFANGQTVPSPLHRGQWVQYRLALGSANSGGSPRLTQVALDYDGQG is encoded by the coding sequence CGCGATGGATCCACCTGGTCGATCTGAACAACGACGGCTGGCTTGACCTGGTCGTGCCGATGATCGAGCACGACCGGAGCCTGATCCTCTGGGGCGCACCGGAGGGCTTCAGCATGGCCCGCTGCCAGGCCCTCTCGGTGATCCGGGCCGCCAGCGCCGCCGCCGCCGATTTCACCGGCAACGGCTATCCGGACCTGATCCTCGGCGGGCACATGCGCTCGCCTCAGGGCCCGCACGATTCGTTCGTCCACATCTACTGGAACGGACCCGACGGCCTGCGCGAGGATCGGCGGATGCTCCTGCCCGCCAACGCGGTCAACTCGATGGCGGTGGCCGACTTCAACCGCGACGGGACGCTGGACCTGTTCGTCGGCAGCTACGCCGACCACCGCGTGCGCGATCTGGACTCGTACATCTACTGGAACCGGCCGGGACGCCTGTTCTCGGAATCCGACCGCACGCGGCTGTTCACCCACTCGGTTGCCGGATGCCTCGCCGCCGACTTCAACGACGACGGCTGGATCGATCTGGCCGTGGCCAACCACAAGGTCTGGGGCGACCACACGGGCTACTCGGAAATCTGGTGGAACGGACCGGACGGCTTCAGTTCCAAACGCACCACGCGCCTGCCCAGCCGCGGCCCGCACGGCATCTCGCAGATCGGGCCCGGCAACGTCCTCGATCGCGGACCGGACGAGTACTACATCTCGAAACCCTTCAAACTGCCCGAGGGCGCGACTCTCCGACAGGTCAACTGGCAGGCGGAGCTTTTGCCCCGAACCTATGTGCGGGCGCAGCTTCGCTGGGCCTCGTCCGAGAAACAGCTTGTCCAGTCGCCCTGGTGCGGTCCGAACGGGCCGAATGGCTGGTTCGCCAACGGCCAGACCGTTCCGTCCCCGCTGCATCGAGGGCAATGGGTGCAGTATCGTCTGGCCCTCGGCTCAGCCAACAGCGGCGGCTCGCCGCGCCTCACCCAGGTCGCCCTCGACTACGACGGACAAGGTTGA